From Candidatus Eisenbacteria bacterium, the proteins below share one genomic window:
- the carA gene encoding glutamine-hydrolyzing carbamoyl-phosphate synthase small subunit — protein sequence MSTKEGTRAILALEDGTFFEGKGFGRSAETFGEVVFNTTLCGYQEVLTDPSYRGQVVVMTYPHIGNYGVNREDVESLHPQVAGFVVREISTRASSWRASGELHRYLDEAGVVGISEIDTRALTRHIRTRGAMRGVISTTTLDADVLIRRAREAPSMVGLDLVREVTCDAAHAFEDPDVAGTRGRFRVVAYDFGMKRNILRMLAASGCDVAIVPATTSAEDAMAGDPDGIFFSNGPGDPEPCTYAIRAARDLIGRRPIFGICLGHQILGLACGGKTFKLKFGHRGANHPVKNLRTGQVEITAQNHGFAVDPALFSKSEYELTHVNLNDGTVEGFRHRELPVFSVQYHPEASPGPHDSHYLFREFMEEMAARRVA from the coding sequence ATGTCGACCAAGGAGGGGACCCGCGCCATCCTCGCACTCGAGGACGGCACCTTCTTTGAAGGCAAAGGGTTCGGGAGAAGCGCTGAGACATTCGGTGAAGTGGTCTTCAACACGACCCTCTGCGGATACCAGGAAGTCCTCACCGATCCATCCTACCGCGGCCAAGTCGTCGTCATGACCTACCCGCACATCGGGAATTACGGGGTCAACCGGGAGGACGTCGAGTCCCTCCACCCTCAGGTGGCCGGGTTCGTGGTCCGCGAGATCTCCACCCGGGCCTCCTCCTGGCGGGCGTCCGGGGAGCTCCACCGGTATTTAGACGAGGCGGGCGTCGTGGGGATCAGCGAAATCGACACGCGCGCCCTGACGCGGCACATCCGGACTCGAGGCGCGATGCGGGGGGTGATTTCGACCACCACGCTCGATGCCGACGTATTGATCCGGCGCGCGCGCGAGGCGCCCTCCATGGTCGGGCTCGACTTGGTCCGCGAGGTGACGTGCGACGCGGCCCACGCGTTCGAGGACCCGGACGTCGCCGGGACGCGCGGGCGGTTCCGCGTGGTGGCGTACGACTTCGGGATGAAGCGAAATATCCTTCGCATGCTCGCCGCCTCGGGCTGCGACGTGGCCATCGTGCCGGCGACGACCTCCGCCGAGGACGCCATGGCCGGCGATCCCGACGGGATCTTCTTTTCGAACGGCCCGGGTGACCCGGAGCCGTGCACCTACGCGATTCGCGCGGCGCGCGACCTCATCGGCCGCCGCCCGATCTTCGGCATCTGCCTCGGACACCAGATCCTCGGCCTGGCGTGCGGCGGGAAGACGTTCAAGCTCAAGTTCGGGCACCGAGGAGCCAATCATCCGGTCAAGAATCTGCGCACCGGCCAGGTCGAGATCACGGCCCAGAACCACGGCTTCGCCGTCGATCCGGCGCTCTTCTCGAAGTCGGAATACGAGCTGACCCACGTCAACCTGAACGACGGTACGGTCGAGGGATTCCGCCACCGGGAGCTTCCCGTTTTTTCAGTCCAGTACCACCCCGAGGCGAGCCCGGGCCCGCACGACAGCCACTACCTGTTCCGCGAGTTCATGGAGGAGATGGCCGCGCGCCGCGTGGCCTGA
- the carB gene encoding carbamoyl-phosphate synthase large subunit, with amino-acid sequence MPRDPSIRSVLVIGSGPIVIGQACEFDYSGTQAIKVLRAEGIRVSLVNSNPATIMTDPEYADRTYVEPLTADVVEAILERERPDALLPTVGGQTALNLAVELSKRGVLDRLGIRLIGASRRAVEVGEDRRLFHAAMTRIGLDMPRGGFAGTREEALAVLHETGLPAVIRPSFTLGGSGGGIAYNMEEFEHAVARGLELSPVHEILVEESIVGWKEYELEVMRDHADNFVVICSIENFDPMGIHTGDSVTVAPAQTLSDREYQIMRNAARAIIREVGVETGGSNIQFAVDPKTGRMVVIEMNPRVSRSSALASKATGFPIAKIAALLAVGYRLDEIRNDITRVTPACFEPVLDYVVVKIPRWAFEKFRDASPLLGTQMKSVGEVMAIGRTFKEALQKGLRGLETGGDGFGRGDLDDLRIKEKLLSPDPDRILYVKRACELGWAHDEIHRMTGIDTWFLDQIQQIADMKERIGPDLDPVVLREAKRMGFSNARIAALSGHREDQVRARLHEAGIRPVYKRVDTCAGEFVSHTPYLYSTYEQECEADPTDRKKVIILGSGPNRIGQGIEFDYCCCHGSFAFKEEGYETIMVNCNPETVSTDYDTSDRLYFEPLTFEDVMNIIEKERPEGVVIQFGGQTPLRLALPLHRAGVKILGTSPDAIDAAEDRRRFSALLSQLGIPQPESGTATSLDEAKAVAARIGYPVLVRPSYVLGGRAMAIVYDEAHLEEYVREAVLASPSHPILVDRFLEDAYEVDVDAVADGERVVIGGILEHIEEAGVHSGDSSMVLPTFKIPPHHLKTIRDATRRLGIALGVKGLMNIQFAIQGERVYVLEVNPRASRTIPFISKATGVPLAKVAARIMAGRSLREQDIVDDLSVDRFFVKASVFPFLKFPGSDILLGPEMKSTGEVMGISENVGIAFAKALAATGSHIPTSGTAFVSVNDHDKGGVLPHARALSEMGFRIVATRGTAEFLSRQGVPAETIYKVNEGRPNVVDRIKSREIDLILNTPLGEESFYDDGAIRKNAILYGILCLTTLTAAAATVQAIRALRERPPEVISLQEIYESRARLAPAPEAATA; translated from the coding sequence ATGCCGCGAGACCCCTCCATTCGCTCCGTCCTCGTGATCGGCTCGGGGCCGATCGTCATCGGTCAGGCCTGTGAGTTCGACTACAGCGGCACCCAGGCGATCAAGGTCCTCCGCGCCGAGGGGATCCGGGTCTCGCTGGTGAACTCGAACCCCGCGACGATCATGACGGACCCCGAGTACGCGGACCGCACGTACGTGGAGCCGCTCACCGCCGACGTCGTGGAAGCGATCCTCGAGCGGGAGCGACCCGACGCGCTCCTTCCCACCGTCGGCGGTCAGACGGCGCTCAACCTCGCCGTGGAGCTCTCGAAGCGCGGGGTTCTCGACCGGCTTGGAATCCGCCTGATCGGCGCGAGCCGTCGCGCCGTCGAGGTCGGGGAAGACCGCCGGCTGTTCCACGCGGCGATGACCCGGATTGGACTCGACATGCCGCGGGGCGGGTTCGCGGGAACCCGCGAGGAGGCCCTTGCGGTATTGCACGAGACCGGTCTGCCCGCGGTGATCCGGCCCTCCTTCACCCTCGGCGGCTCCGGCGGGGGAATCGCGTACAACATGGAGGAGTTCGAGCATGCGGTCGCGCGCGGGCTCGAGCTTTCGCCGGTTCACGAGATTCTCGTCGAGGAGTCCATCGTCGGGTGGAAGGAGTACGAGCTGGAGGTGATGCGCGATCACGCGGACAACTTCGTCGTGATCTGCTCGATCGAGAACTTCGACCCGATGGGAATCCACACCGGCGATTCGGTCACCGTGGCGCCGGCCCAGACCCTGAGCGACCGCGAGTACCAGATCATGCGGAACGCCGCCCGCGCCATCATCCGCGAGGTCGGCGTGGAGACCGGGGGATCGAACATCCAATTCGCGGTGGATCCGAAGACGGGACGGATGGTCGTGATCGAGATGAATCCGCGCGTCTCCCGGTCCTCGGCGCTCGCGAGCAAGGCCACGGGCTTCCCGATCGCCAAGATCGCGGCGCTCCTCGCCGTGGGATATCGCTTGGACGAGATCCGGAACGACATCACGCGGGTCACGCCCGCGTGCTTCGAGCCGGTCCTCGACTACGTCGTGGTGAAGATCCCACGGTGGGCCTTCGAGAAGTTCCGGGATGCGAGCCCGCTCTTGGGAACGCAGATGAAGTCGGTCGGGGAGGTCATGGCGATCGGGCGCACGTTCAAGGAAGCCCTGCAAAAGGGGCTCCGTGGGCTCGAGACCGGGGGCGACGGCTTCGGCCGGGGTGACCTGGACGACCTTCGGATCAAGGAGAAGCTGCTCTCGCCCGACCCCGACCGGATCCTCTACGTGAAGCGCGCGTGCGAGCTGGGCTGGGCCCACGACGAGATCCACCGGATGACCGGGATCGACACCTGGTTTCTGGACCAGATCCAGCAGATCGCCGACATGAAAGAGAGGATCGGCCCCGATCTTGATCCGGTCGTTCTTCGTGAGGCGAAGCGGATGGGATTCTCCAACGCGCGGATCGCGGCCCTGTCGGGCCATCGGGAGGATCAGGTGCGCGCCCGACTTCACGAGGCGGGGATCCGGCCGGTCTACAAGCGGGTCGATACCTGTGCCGGCGAGTTCGTCTCCCACACCCCATACCTCTACTCCACCTACGAACAGGAGTGCGAGGCCGACCCCACCGACCGGAAGAAGGTCATCATTCTCGGGAGCGGTCCCAACCGGATCGGCCAGGGCATCGAGTTCGACTACTGCTGCTGCCACGGCTCCTTCGCATTCAAGGAGGAGGGGTACGAGACGATCATGGTGAACTGCAACCCGGAGACCGTCTCGACCGACTACGACACCTCGGACCGCCTCTACTTCGAGCCGCTCACGTTCGAGGACGTGATGAACATCATCGAGAAGGAGCGCCCCGAAGGCGTGGTGATCCAGTTCGGCGGGCAGACGCCGCTCCGCCTGGCCCTTCCGCTGCATCGGGCGGGGGTCAAGATCCTGGGCACGAGCCCCGACGCGATCGACGCGGCCGAGGACCGCCGCCGCTTCAGCGCGCTCCTCTCCCAGCTCGGGATCCCGCAACCGGAGAGCGGTACGGCCACCTCGCTCGACGAGGCCAAGGCGGTGGCGGCCCGGATCGGCTACCCGGTGCTCGTCCGGCCCTCGTACGTCCTTGGTGGACGCGCGATGGCGATCGTCTACGACGAGGCGCACCTCGAGGAGTACGTGCGCGAGGCGGTCCTCGCCTCGCCCTCGCATCCGATCCTCGTCGACCGCTTCCTCGAGGACGCATACGAGGTCGACGTCGACGCGGTGGCCGACGGGGAGCGGGTCGTGATCGGCGGCATCTTGGAACACATCGAGGAGGCCGGGGTCCACAGCGGCGACTCCTCGATGGTCCTGCCCACGTTCAAGATTCCCCCTCACCATCTGAAGACCATCCGCGACGCGACGCGACGGCTGGGGATCGCGCTCGGCGTCAAAGGCCTCATGAACATCCAATTCGCGATCCAGGGGGAGCGGGTCTACGTCCTCGAGGTGAATCCCCGCGCGTCCCGGACCATCCCGTTCATCAGCAAGGCCACAGGCGTCCCGCTGGCCAAGGTCGCGGCGCGGATCATGGCGGGCCGGTCGCTCCGGGAGCAGGACATCGTCGACGACCTCTCGGTGGACCGGTTCTTCGTCAAGGCGTCCGTCTTTCCGTTTCTGAAATTCCCCGGCTCCGACATCCTGCTCGGGCCGGAGATGAAGTCGACCGGGGAGGTCATGGGGATCTCTGAGAACGTCGGGATCGCGTTCGCGAAGGCGCTGGCCGCGACCGGGTCCCACATTCCGACTTCGGGGACCGCCTTCGTAAGCGTGAACGACCACGACAAGGGCGGCGTCCTGCCGCACGCCCGCGCGCTCTCGGAGATGGGATTCCGGATCGTGGCGACCCGGGGAACCGCGGAGTTCTTGAGCCGCCAGGGAGTGCCCGCGGAGACGATCTACAAGGTCAACGAGGGCCGGCCCAACGTCGTCGACCGGATCAAGAGCCGGGAGATCGACCTGATCCTGAATACGCCGCTCGGAGAGGAATCGTTCTACGACGACGGGGCGATCCGGAAGAACGCGATCTTATACGGGATTCTTTGCCTGACCACGCTGACCGCGGCCGCGGCCACGGTGCAGGCGATCCGCGCGCTTCGGGAGCGCCCGCCCGAGGTGATCAGCCTTCAGGAGATCTACGAGAGCCGCGCGCGGCTCGCTCCCGCCCCCGAGGCCGCGACGGCCTGA
- a CDS encoding DNA-3-methyladenine glycosylase 2 family protein — translation MERHGPFRLRADASRSPFASLAEAIAYQQLTGKAAATIFSRVLALYRPKRFPSPEDFLATRDEALRSAGLSRAKVAAVKDLSRKTIDGTVPTLAAIRRLDDEEIVERLTAVRGIGRWTVEMLLIRLGRPDVLPAHDYGVRKGFQRAFRTRGLPTPAQVLRRGERWRPFRTVASWYLWRAIDNPTGKA, via the coding sequence ATGGAGCGGCACGGTCCATTCCGCCTGAGGGCCGACGCTTCGCGAAGCCCGTTCGCCTCGCTGGCCGAGGCGATCGCCTACCAGCAGCTCACCGGGAAGGCCGCGGCCACGATCTTCTCGCGCGTCCTCGCGCTCTATCGCCCGAAGCGCTTCCCGTCGCCGGAGGATTTCCTGGCCACGCGCGACGAGGCTCTCCGTTCGGCGGGCCTCTCGCGCGCCAAGGTGGCGGCGGTGAAGGACCTCTCGCGGAAGACCATCGACGGCACGGTGCCGACCCTGGCCGCGATCCGCCGGCTCGACGACGAGGAAATCGTGGAGCGGCTCACCGCGGTCCGCGGAATCGGCCGATGGACGGTGGAGATGCTCCTGATACGGCTCGGACGCCCCGACGTGCTCCCGGCGCACGACTACGGCGTGCGGAAGGGATTCCAGCGCGCGTTCCGCACCCGGGGACTCCCGACGCCGGCGCAGGTGCTCCGCCGTGGGGAGCGATGGAGACCGTTTCGCACGGTGGCGAGCTGGTATCTGTGGAGAGCGATCGACAACCCGACCGGCAAGGCGTAG
- a CDS encoding DEAD/DEAH box helicase: protein MPFAALGLPAAIVKGVRAAGYTEPLPVQRKAIPVVLSGRDLIAAAQTGTGKTAAFVLPILTRLMDGPRKIRALVLTPTRELAAQVETNARDYARFTNVNVGVVYGGVPLPPQERMLRSPGVELLVATPGRLLDLHGRLALRLDYVEVLVLDEADRMVDMGFAPDLRRILKLLPTERQTLMFSATMPPDLNKVAKEALRDPVRIDLAPPSRPAAGITQAIYPVPRNLKTELLDEILSRTEVRSVIVFTRTKHGADRLARQLARRNFTVAPLHGNRSQSQRERALSDLKRGRIQILVATDIASRGIDVEGITHVVNYDVPHTPEDYVHRIGRTGRVDAIGDAFTLMSPDEQKDVTAIERFLGRTVPRVLLPDFDYKMRPREIADSVRTQGGHGGRHGGGHAVGRPGGNARGSSGGRAHHGGGSSSGGSRPSRPMTHSGQPAGGGFGRRPKAVRGPDRRRGRL, encoded by the coding sequence CTGCCATTCGCCGCCCTTGGGCTGCCCGCCGCCATCGTCAAAGGCGTCCGCGCCGCCGGATACACCGAGCCTCTCCCCGTACAACGAAAAGCCATCCCGGTCGTGCTCTCCGGGAGGGATTTGATCGCCGCCGCGCAGACCGGCACCGGAAAGACCGCGGCGTTCGTGCTCCCCATCCTGACCCGGCTTATGGACGGCCCGCGCAAGATTCGCGCCCTGGTACTGACGCCGACCCGGGAGCTTGCCGCGCAGGTCGAGACCAACGCGCGGGATTACGCGCGCTTCACGAATGTGAACGTCGGCGTGGTCTATGGCGGGGTTCCCCTCCCGCCTCAGGAGCGGATGCTCCGCTCGCCCGGCGTCGAGCTTCTCGTCGCCACCCCGGGCCGGCTTCTCGACCTGCACGGACGCCTGGCGCTTCGGCTCGACTACGTCGAGGTCCTGGTCCTGGACGAAGCGGACCGCATGGTCGACATGGGCTTCGCGCCGGATCTGCGTCGCATCTTGAAACTCCTGCCCACCGAGCGGCAGACGCTCATGTTCTCCGCGACGATGCCGCCCGACCTGAACAAGGTCGCGAAAGAGGCGCTCCGGGATCCGGTCCGGATCGACCTGGCGCCGCCTTCCCGGCCGGCCGCGGGAATCACGCAGGCGATCTACCCGGTGCCGCGCAATCTCAAGACCGAGCTCCTGGACGAGATCCTCTCGCGCACGGAAGTCCGGAGCGTGATCGTCTTCACGCGGACGAAGCACGGCGCCGACCGCCTCGCGCGCCAGCTGGCGCGCCGGAATTTCACCGTCGCGCCGCTCCACGGGAATCGGAGCCAGAGCCAGCGGGAGCGGGCGTTGAGCGACCTGAAGCGCGGAAGGATCCAGATCCTCGTCGCGACCGACATCGCCTCGCGCGGCATCGACGTCGAGGGGATCACGCACGTGGTCAACTACGACGTGCCGCACACGCCCGAGGATTACGTCCACCGCATCGGCAGGACGGGCCGCGTCGACGCGATCGGGGACGCGTTCACCTTGATGAGCCCCGACGAGCAGAAGGACGTCACCGCGATCGAGCGGTTCCTCGGACGCACCGTCCCGCGCGTGCTCCTCCCGGATTTCGACTACAAGATGCGCCCCCGCGAGATCGCGGACAGCGTCCGTACCCAGGGTGGCCACGGCGGCCGCCACGGCGGCGGGCACGCTGTCGGGAGACCCGGCGGGAACGCCCGCGGATCGAGCGGAGGCCGCGCCCACCACGGCGGCGGCTCGAGCTCCGGCGGGTCGCGACCCAGCCGTCCCATGACCCATTCCGGCCAACCCGCCGGCGGCGGCTTCGGCCGGCGTCCCAAGGCGGTTCGCGGTCCGGATCGCAGGCGGGGCCGCCTCTAG
- a CDS encoding methyltransferase domain-containing protein → MAPLWLKDWPKDSAKRAAYVDEVFLRVAPQYDRLTRLLSFGRDERWKEAVIELLPPGARQARVLDLATGTGAFPDLLRRAGFQGTILGLDRSQAMLARARAKCAAHERVYLARGDLNAIPVAAGTFDAILVGYGLRYIGDLRGAMVAAHRALRPGGVFISLDFGLPPSRWYRRLCLAYLFLFGTLWGLVLHGKLDTYWHIVESLRAYPGQRTLENALEEAGFARIAIVEQLGGISVLARAEKLAEAPAAAASAAR, encoded by the coding sequence ATGGCACCATTGTGGCTGAAAGACTGGCCGAAAGATAGCGCGAAGCGCGCGGCCTACGTCGACGAGGTTTTTCTCCGCGTCGCACCCCAGTACGACCGCCTCACGCGCCTCCTCTCCTTCGGCCGGGACGAGAGGTGGAAAGAGGCGGTGATCGAGCTGCTTCCGCCCGGCGCGAGGCAAGCGCGGGTCCTGGATCTGGCGACCGGCACCGGTGCCTTCCCGGATCTCCTCCGCCGAGCCGGGTTCCAAGGGACGATCCTCGGGCTCGATCGCAGCCAGGCCATGCTCGCGCGAGCCCGGGCGAAGTGCGCCGCGCACGAGAGGGTCTACCTTGCCCGCGGCGACCTGAACGCCATCCCGGTCGCCGCGGGGACCTTCGATGCGATCCTGGTCGGGTACGGGCTCCGGTACATCGGCGATCTGCGCGGCGCGATGGTCGCGGCTCACCGGGCGCTTCGTCCCGGCGGAGTCTTCATCTCGCTCGACTTCGGACTGCCTCCCTCTCGCTGGTATCGCCGCCTCTGCCTCGCGTACCTCTTCCTCTTCGGCACCCTCTGGGGACTCGTGCTCCACGGAAAGCTGGACACCTATTGGCACATCGTGGAATCGCTCCGGGCCTATCCGGGGCAGCGGACGCTCGAGAACGCCCTCGAGGAGGCCGGGTTCGCGCGGATCGCGATCGTGGAGCAGCTAGGCGGAATTTCGGTTCTCGCGCGCGCCGAGAAGCTGGCCGAGGCGCCGGCAGCCGCGGCATCGGCCGCGCGCTAG
- a CDS encoding DUF4010 domain-containing protein yields the protein MSGTEPARRESSAPWSGSIRPRKPDTTSTAESFPTCSASSSAPPNTEHPVNFDSTGVLRIAVAAVCGAAVGVERQWSGHASGPTGRIGGVRTFTLLGGLAGLAGWLWTIGLPAVATVLLAGAVGLVLAGYVAVSRRDVEGTTEVAALVTLAAGVLAGLGYLAIASGIIAVTCLLLVEKSRLHSSIARLDDAEIRAAIRFAVMAVVVLPLLPEGPYGPWGGIRPRELWLLVLFFSGISFAGFIARRAVGVTHGYPLAGLLGGIVSSTSVTFTFARESAEHPALGKPLAFGIIAACTVMFLRILVATAVLNPDLMTALLPYIAVPFVLGIVITVLGWRRLDGGGDHVEAPSNPLELRAALQMALMFQVVLLAVHAAREQWGDTGLVVSGAIVGLTDMDALTISMAKSASEPAMVAAASQAIAVGILSNTLFKSAAAIVLGRGAVRVLVPACLAVMAVALGAALYFLR from the coding sequence GTGTCCGGAACGGAGCCGGCGCGGCGCGAGAGTTCCGCGCCCTGGTCCGGATCGATACGCCCCAGGAAGCCCGATACTACGAGCACGGCGGAATCCTTCCCTACGTGCTCCGCAAGCTCCTCGGCGCCACCGAACACTGAGCACCCCGTGAACTTCGATTCCACCGGGGTTCTTCGAATCGCGGTGGCGGCCGTCTGCGGAGCCGCGGTCGGGGTAGAGCGCCAGTGGTCCGGCCACGCGAGCGGCCCGACCGGGCGGATCGGCGGCGTCCGCACCTTCACCCTCCTCGGCGGGCTGGCGGGGCTCGCAGGGTGGCTCTGGACGATCGGGCTGCCCGCGGTCGCGACGGTCCTCCTGGCGGGGGCCGTCGGGTTGGTGCTGGCCGGCTACGTGGCGGTCAGCCGCCGCGACGTGGAGGGCACCACGGAGGTGGCCGCCCTCGTGACGCTCGCGGCCGGCGTCCTCGCGGGCCTCGGCTACCTGGCGATCGCGAGCGGCATCATCGCGGTGACCTGCCTTCTCCTCGTCGAGAAATCGCGCCTCCACTCGTCGATCGCCCGCCTGGACGACGCGGAGATCCGAGCGGCGATCCGCTTCGCGGTCATGGCGGTCGTCGTCCTGCCGCTTCTTCCCGAGGGTCCCTACGGGCCGTGGGGTGGGATCCGGCCGCGCGAGCTCTGGCTCCTCGTCTTATTTTTTTCGGGCATCAGCTTCGCGGGATTCATCGCTCGGCGCGCCGTCGGCGTGACCCACGGCTACCCGCTCGCCGGGCTTCTGGGCGGGATCGTCTCCTCGACGAGCGTCACGTTCACCTTCGCCCGCGAGAGCGCGGAGCACCCGGCGCTCGGCAAGCCCCTCGCCTTCGGAATTATCGCGGCGTGCACGGTGATGTTCCTCCGCATCCTCGTGGCCACGGCGGTATTGAACCCGGACCTCATGACCGCCCTCCTGCCCTATATCGCCGTTCCGTTCGTCCTTGGAATCGTGATCACGGTTCTGGGCTGGAGACGGCTGGATGGGGGCGGCGATCACGTCGAGGCGCCCTCGAACCCTCTCGAGCTCCGCGCTGCGCTTCAGATGGCCCTGATGTTCCAGGTCGTGTTGCTCGCGGTGCACGCCGCGCGCGAGCAGTGGGGAGACACGGGGCTCGTCGTATCGGGCGCGATCGTCGGCCTCACCGACATGGATGCGCTGACGATCTCGATGGCCAAGAGCGCGTCGGAGCCGGCCATGGTGGCCGCCGCGTCGCAGGCCATCGCGGTCGGGATTCTCTCGAACACGTTGTTCAAGTCGGCCGCCGCCATCGTGCTGGGACGAGGCGCGGTGCGCGTCCTGGTGCCGGCGTGCCTCGCCGTGATGGCGGTCGCCCTGGGGGCCGCCCTCTACTTCCTGCGCTAG